The window TCGTGCCCAAGCCGGGCCTGGAGCAGACGGTGGTGCTGGTGGGCCGTCCCGGCCTCGCTGCGGGCCACGCGGACGAGTACCCGCTGGAGCTGGCCACCACGGTGTTCGGCGGCTTCTTCGGCAGCCGGCTGAACATGAACATCCGCGAGGACAAGGGCTACAGCTACGGCGCCAACGCGCACCTGGGCACGCGCCTGGGCGTGGGTCCGCTCACCGCGTACGCGGCCGTGCGGCGCGACGTGACGGGCCCCGCGCTCAACGAGTTCATCAAGGAGCTGGCCGGCATCAAGACGAACCCCATCACGGAGAAGGAGCTGGCGGCCGCGCGCGAGGGCCTCATCCGCGCCTTCCCGGGCGCCTTCGAGACGGTGGAGGGCCTGGGCAGCAGCGCCGCGCAGCTCTACTTCCACCGCCGCCCCATGGACGAGTTCAAGCGCAGCGTGGAGGGCCTGCGGGACGCCAGCGCCGCGGAGGTGCAGCGCGTGGCGGAGGCCTACCTGGACCCCGCGAACATGCAGGTGGTGCTCGTGGGCGACCCGCTGGTCATCCAGGAGCAGGTGACGCCGCTCAACCTGGGCAAGCTGACCCTGGTGGACCCGGAAGCGGCCCCCGCGTCCAAGTAGCGGCCCGCTTCTCTTCGTGATGTCCGGCCGGGGTCCCGACGCGGGTGTCGGGGCCCCGGCTTTTTTCATTCCCGGGTGGGCTCCGTGTCCTCCTCGCGGGCCTCGGCCTTGAGGCGGCCGCGCTCCTCGCGCTCCTCGTCGTCGATGTCGTCCATCACGCTCTGGGGGTTGTTCCGGGGCCCACCCACCGGGGCGTCGCTGTCGAAGGCGAACTTCTGCTCCTCGGTGGAGTGCTTGGCGTTGTCCGCGTACAGGGGCTTGGTGTCGTCCGCCTCCAGTCCCCGCTCCACGCGGTCCTTGGCGAAGCCGGGCTTGTGGGCGGTGTCGCTCTTCTTGCGGGTGGCCATGGGTGGCTCTCCTGGGTGGTGGGACTGCTCACCTCTGGTCAATGTCGGCAGCCCCGGCCCTCCGCACCACGGTGGACGCCTGGGGGCGGGGGCCCGACTGGCTGCCTCCTGACCTGGAGCCGCCAAAGCGGTTAGGATGGGGCTCCATGGTCGGACGCAGCGGGAACAGCCAGCGGCACGAGGGGACGACATCCTCCGTGGGCGCGCGTCTCCAGGCCGGCCTGACTCACACTCGCACTCGCACCGGCCTGACTCCTCGCGGAGCGCGGACCGCCTGACTTCGAAGCGGACCTTCCCAGGTCCCCCCTTCCGAACCCGGCCCCGCGCTCCTCCCGAGCGCGGGGCTTTTGCGTTGCCCCACCCCGTGTCCGCTGAAACCTCCCAAGGACCCCGTATGACGACGCCGCTTCCGCTGAACCACCGCAGCCGCCGTGCCCCGCTGTTCCGCGAGGAGGCCGTGTCATGCGCGTGATGAAATTCGGTGGCACCAGTGTCGCAGATGCGGACCGGATGCGCGGGGTGGTGGCGCTGGTGGAGGAGGCGCGAAAGACGGAGCGGGTGGCGGTGGTGGCCTCCGCGGTGTCTGGCATCACCAACCTGCTGGTGGAGGCGGCGCGGGTGGCGCAGGAGGGCGAGCCGGTGCAGGACGCCTGCGCCCGGTTCGACGCCACGCACTCCGCCATCGCGAAGGCGTTGAGCGGGGACCTGAAGCCCGCGCAGGCGCGGCCGCTGGCGGAGGGGCTGGTGGCGCTGGGGGTGGAGCTGCGCGGGCTGTTGCAGGGCGTGGGGCTCTTGCGGGAGTGCTCGCCGTCGGTGCTGGCGCACCTGTCGGGCCTGGGGGAGCGGGCGTCGTGCCTGCTGCTCGCGGCGCTGATGGAGGCCCGGGGGCTCTCGCCCGTGAGCGTGGATCCGCGGCAGGTGCTGGTGTGCGTGGGGGATCCGCTCCAGGCGACGCCTCGGGTGGAGGAGATCCGCGAGCGGTTCGCGCCGTTGCGCGACGGAGGCCCGGGGCTGTTGTTGATGCCGGGCTTCTTCGGTGGGGATGTGCGCGGCAAGACGATGTCGCTGGGGCGTGGGGGGTCGGACTACTCGGCGGCGCTGGCGGCGGCGGCGCTGGATGCGCGGCTGCTGGAGATCTGGACGGACGTGGACGGCATCTTCAGCGCGGACCCGCGGCTGGTGCCGGAGGCGTTCGCGCTGGAGGAGGTGAGCTTCGAGGAGGCGATGGAGCTGGCCTACTTCGGCGCGAAGGTGCTGCATCCGAAGACGATCGCCCCCGCGCGCGAGCGGGGCATCCCGGTGCGCGTGTGCAACAGCTTCCGGCCGGAGCACCCGGGCACGCGGGTGACGGCCACGGCGCCGTCGGCGCGGCACCCGGTGCGCGGGCTGTCATTCCTGCCGGACATCGCGCTCATCAACATCGCGGGGGCGGGGTTGAAGGGCGTGCCGGGCACGGCGGCGCGGGTGTTCGAGGCGATGGCGCGAGCGTCCATCTCCGTGGTGTTGATCACCCAGGGCTCCAGCGAGTCCTCCATCAGCTTCTGCGTGGGGGAGGCGGAGGCCGCGAAGGCGGTGCTGGCCCTGGAGGACGCGTTCGAGGCGGAGCGCGAGGCGGGGAAGGTGGACCCCATCGAGCACCAGCCGGGGTTCGCGGTGTTGAGCATCGTGGGGGACGGGATGCGGCACCGCGTGGGCATGGCGGGGACGTTCTTCAGCGCGCTGGGGGACGTGGATTGCAGCATCGCGGCCATCGCGCAGGGCTCCAGTGAGCGGAGCATCTCCGCGGTGAT is drawn from Corallococcus silvisoli and contains these coding sequences:
- the thrA gene encoding bifunctional aspartate kinase/homoserine dehydrogenase I, with amino-acid sequence MRVMKFGGTSVADADRMRGVVALVEEARKTERVAVVASAVSGITNLLVEAARVAQEGEPVQDACARFDATHSAIAKALSGDLKPAQARPLAEGLVALGVELRGLLQGVGLLRECSPSVLAHLSGLGERASCLLLAALMEARGLSPVSVDPRQVLVCVGDPLQATPRVEEIRERFAPLRDGGPGLLLMPGFFGGDVRGKTMSLGRGGSDYSAALAAAALDARLLEIWTDVDGIFSADPRLVPEAFALEEVSFEEAMELAYFGAKVLHPKTIAPARERGIPVRVCNSFRPEHPGTRVTATAPSARHPVRGLSFLPDIALINIAGAGLKGVPGTAARVFEAMARASISVVLITQGSSESSISFCVGEAEAAKAVLALEDAFEAEREAGKVDPIEHQPGFAVLSIVGDGMRHRVGMAGTFFSALGDVDCSIAAIAQGSSERSISAVIAREDGPRAMAHVHRKCFGTTEVVELLVAGVGTVGGELLRQIHQQAPKLKAHGLDLRVCAIANSRHSLVAPEGVALEGWKARLEASESGFTLETFRAWAKARRPGRPIFVDCTSSEDVALGYPALMASGLHVVTANKKANAGRQEHWRTLRETAARHQRRFLYETNVGAGLPVIDTLKNLLRTGDTVHRVEGILSGSLSFILGLTEAGVPLSKAVGTAMEKGFTEPDPRDDLEGTDVARKVLILARELGRTLELEEVALASLLPEEFDAKGPLPEFLARLPQADDLFQRRVDAHRKEGKVLRYVGSVGPEGVSVGLVPVPLEHPLAAVKGGENALSFLSERYSPTPLVIRGYGAGAAVTAAGVLADVLRLVEGPLP